Proteins from one Podospora pseudoanserina strain CBS 124.78 chromosome 1, whole genome shotgun sequence genomic window:
- a CDS encoding hypothetical protein (EggNog:ENOG503NY46; COG:S), which translates to MSSERRNSLSPPERRGTVDPGAHDLAESDSEEHYSDAQSGPVGSAPPSPIPRTRVERVDDKPAYGEVPGTEAYSKREGDAEPDEIAIIPDPLDPTPAEPERHARSPTPGGHPIPKTVVEEAPDAEGSVTHPEVEERHKSDPHPDVTIKADGKRVEDNDAPISPSLSTPVSTRSRRKSSNASKRPAPLSPTSLGPSEGGDDAVEGDEDDDDDFGDDFDDFEEGGNDDDFGDFDDGFQQVEETPPAPPPPAAAPAPAPAPAAPALSFPIPTFDDLDPSEIHTLTEPYLSALFPPPDAVDPLPSLSNENPVFLTPRSASLWSQLVAPPPLQPPDWIRSRIRRLFLVSLGVPVDLDEILPASKQKKLVLPSLHRSTSNGSFQSGDSRSVSRVRAAASTTSVDSQGNLKPPRASKKQPQTSEGVGSKEKSLDLLKARQLCMTTDEAMNGMTDKELRAHVERLEKMQFEAKDVLDYWQKKTDEKIGDREAFEKVIENLVKHARKARK; encoded by the exons ATGTCATCTGAAAGAAGAAACAGCTTGTCGCCTCCTGAGAGGCGTGGCACCGTTGACCCTGGTGCTCATGACCTAG CGGAATCCGATTCCGAAGAACACTATTCCGACGCCCAGTCTGGGCCAGTTGGGTCAGCGCCTCCGTCACCCATCCCGAGAACCAGAGTCGAGAGGGTCGATGACAAGCCTGCTTATGGGGAAGTTCCCGGCACCGAGGCTTACAGCAAGAGAGAAGGGGATGCCGAGCCGGACGAGATAGCCATCATCCCCGACCCCCTCGACCCAACACCCGCCGAACCGGAACGTCACGCCCGGTCTCCCACCCCTGGCGGACATCCTATTCCCAAGacagtggtggaggaggcacCAGATGCTGAGGGCTCAGTGACACAcccggaggtggaggagagacACAAGTCGGATCCGCATCCGGATGTTACCATCAAGGCTGAcgggaagagggtggaagATAATG ATGCCCCAATATCACCGTCTTTAAGTACTCCTGTGTCGACACGCTCCAGAAGAAAGTCGTCAAATGCCAGTAAAAGACCCGCGCCACTCAGCCCCACGTCACTGGGGCCTTccgagggtggagatgacgcggtggagggcgatgaagatgatgatgacgacttTGGGGATGACTTTGACGACTTTGAAGAGGGCGGCAACGACGATGACTTTGGTGACTTTGACGACGGGTTCCAACAAGTCGAGGAGacaccgccagcacctcctccaccagcagcggCGCCAGCTCCGGCCCCAGCACCAGCTGCCCCCGCCCTATCATTT CCTATACCCACCTTTGACGACCTCGACCCCTCCGAAAtccacaccctcaccgaGCCCTACCTCTCGgccctcttcccacccccagaCGCCGTCGACCCTctgccctccctctccaacgaAAACCCCgtcttcctcaccccccggTCCGCCTCCCTCTGGTCCCAACTCGtcgcccctcccccgctccaACCCCCAGATTGGATCCGCTCCCGCATCCGCCGGCTCTTCCTGGTCTCCCTCGGCGTGCCGGTAGACCTAGATGAGATCCTGCCCGCCTCCAAGCAAAAGAAactcgtcctcccctccctccaccggTCAACATCCAATGGCTCGTTCCAATCTGGCGACTCAAGGAGTGTCTCCCGCGTCCGCGCGGCCGCATCGACAACATCGGTCGACTCCCAAGGaaacctcaaaccccccagGGCGTCAAAGAAACAACCTCAGACATCAGAGGGAGTAGGCAGTAAAGAGAAGAGTTTGGATTTGCTAAAGGCAAGGCAGCTGTGCATGACCACCGACGAGGCGATGAACGGGATGACAGACAAGGAGTTGAGGGCGCatgtggagaggttggagaagatgcaGTTTGAGGCAAAGGACGTGCTGGATTAttggcagaagaagacggacGAGAAGATTGGGGATCGGGAGGCGTTTGAGAAGGTGATTGAGAACTTGGTGAAGCATGCTAGGAAGGCTAGGAAGTAG